The following are encoded together in the Glycine max cultivar Williams 82 chromosome 8, Glycine_max_v4.0, whole genome shotgun sequence genome:
- the LOC100778763 gene encoding bifunctional riboflavin biosynthesis protein RIBA 1, chloroplastic isoform X1 — MAFVNFHCSSMFLHTCSKRRCIVSGAPSLNASRYKSDFMLASPIRKVKFSFKFDKVRAVISGEGDILSHPNNYNSPRQDVLIDKLAEEPIRIRQQLDTFSFGTVADEISPTINGFFADRNEYDLDCPTQGFSSIPEAIEDIRQGKLVIVVDDEDRENEGDLIMAASMVTPTAITFIVEYGTGIVCVSMKEDDLERLQLPLMVTLKDNGEQLGTAFTMTVDAKQGTTTGVSAQDRATTILKLASRNSRPDDFNRPGHIFPLKYREGGVLKRPGHTEASVDLAVLAGLEPAAVLCEIVDDDGSMARLPKLRQMAKQENLKIISIADLISRYRRKREKLVECASAALIPTLWGHFKAYCYQSFLDGIEHIAMVKGEIGDGQDVLVRVHSECLIGDIFGATCQCKNQLKLALKQIEAAGRGVLVYLRGNEGRGIGLSHMVRASPLEDDKYEELQLPVDSREYGIGAQILRDLGVHTIRLMTKYPAEYDGLKGYGLTVAGEVPLLTPD; from the exons ATGGCTTTCGTCAATTTTCATTGCTCTTCCATGTTCCTGCACACATGTTCTAA AAGGCGGTGTATTGTAAGTGGCGCCCCTTCACTCAATGCAAGCAGATACAAATCTGATTTCATGTTGGCTAGTCCCATTAGAAAAGTGAAATTCAGTTTCAAGTTTGATAAAGTGAGGGCTGTGATATCTGGAGAAGGAGATATACTATCTCATCCTAACAACTATAACAGTCCAAGACAAGATGTCTTAATAGACAAATTGGCAGAAGAACCAATTAGAATTAGGCAGCAACTTGATACATTTTCTTTTGGAACAGTCGCTGATGAGATAAGTCCTACAATCAATGGCTTCTTTGCTGATAGAAATGAATATGATCTGGATTGTCCTACACAGGGGTTTTCTTCTATCCCTGAGGCCATTGAAGATATTCGTCAGGGAAAG TTAGTTATTGTTGTAGATGATGAAGATAGAGAAAACGAGGGGGATCTGATAATGGCAGCATCAATGGTGACACCAACTGCAATTACATTTATTGTTGAGTATGGAACTGGGATAGTGTGTGTAAGCATGAAAGAAGACGACCTAGAGAGGCTGCAACTCCCACTGATGGTGACACTGAAGGATAATGGAGAACAACTTGGCACCGCATTCACAATGACAGTG GATGCAAAGCAAGGCACTACAACAGGAGTGTCTGCTCAAGATAGAGCAACAACAATCCTGAAACTTGCATCAAGAAATTCGAGGCCTGATGATTTCAATAGGCCAGGTCATATATTTCCCCTGAAGTACAGAGAAGGAGGGGTTCTTAAAAGACCAGGACACACAGAAGCTTCAGTTGATCTTGCTGTGTTGGCTGGCTTGGAACCTGCTGCAGTTTTATGTGAGATAGTAGATGATGATGGTTCAATGGCTAGGTTACCAAAGCTTCGACAAATGGCAAAGCAAGAAAACTTGAAAATCATATCCATTGCTGATTTAATAAG CAGATACaggagaaagagggagaagttggTAGAGTGTGCTTCAGCTGCACTGATACCAACCTTGTGGGGACATTTCAAAGCTTATTGCTATCAGTCATTTCTGGATGGGATTGAGCATATTGCGATGGTTAAA GGTGAGATAGGTGATGGGCAGGACGTACTTGTGAGAGTACATTCTGAATGTCTCATTGGGGACATTTTTGGGGCAACATGTCAATGTAAAAACCAATTAAAACTTGCATTGAAGCAAATTGAAGCAGCAGGTAGGGGTGTCTTGGTGTATCTCCGAGGAAATGAAGGTAGAGGTATTGGCTTAAGCCACATGGTCCGTGCTAGCCCATTGGAAGATGACAAGTATGAGGAATTGCAGTTACCTGTTGATTCTAGGGAGTACGGTATTGGAGCACAG ATACTACGAGATCTCGGGGTTCATACAATAAGGTTAATGACAAAATATCCTGCTGAGTACGACGGGCTCAAAGGTTATGGCTTAACAGTTGCAGGAGAAGTTCCTCTTTTGACACCAGACTAA
- the LOC100778221 gene encoding magnesium-transporting ATPase, P-type 1 → MGTQKLRKRRKSTLGYTPWLSLTKTWSSSLSFTEADRRLRENGPNVPLEYSFPRWWHLLWNALFHPFIITLIVLSALSFITCDSPNGFIMLILVIISVTLRFYQEYSSSKAAMKLSEFVKCPIKVQRCAGRVVQKELVVQVDQRDVVPGDIVIFEPGDLFPGDIRLLSSKQLVVSQASLTGESWTTDKTAEIREDHSTPLLDLKNICFMGTSVVSGTGTGLVISTGSNTYMSTMFSKVGKKKPPDEFEKVASALNPQMLPLIINTCLAKGALAMAKDRCIVKSLTSIRDMGSMDILCIDKTGTLTINHAIMVNHLDCRGLPQEKVLRYAFFNSYFKSDQKYPLDDAILAFVYSNGFRFQPSKWRKIDEIPFDFIRRRVSIILETEDKHSQFFGRFLVTKGALLEVLRVCSFIENFDKDEISPFSSDDYQRILNLSEDLSNEGLRVIAVAIRKLKMPQKCETSNGSKREEEDIERDMMFLGLITFFDPPKDSAKQALRRLSEKGVKAKVLTGDSLSLTTRVCREVGISTTHVITGPELEQLDQDTFHETVQRATVLARLTPIQKQRVVQSLQTIENHVVGFLGDGVNDSLALDAANVSISVDSGVAIAKDMADIILLEKDLNVLVAGVEHGRISFGNTMKYVKMSVIANLGSVISLLIATLLFKYELLTSRQLLTQNFIYSVGQIAIAWDKMDEEYVKTPHKSSERGLSMFILWNAPVCTLCDVATLLLLRFYYKAYTDVTRKFFHSAWFVEGLLLQTLIIHLIRTEKNPFIQDVASWPVIFSTVVTSAIGIALPFTLIGKILGFSVIPISYFGFLVLLFLGYFAVGQVVKRLYILVYKRWL, encoded by the exons ATGGGGACTCAAAAACTGAGGAAGAGGAGAAAGTCTACTCTTGGTTATACACCCTGGCTCAGTCTCACAAAAACTTGGTCTTCGA GCTTAAGTTTCACAGAAGCCGATAGGAGACTGAGGGAAAATGGGCCAAATGTTCCACTTGAGTATTCCTTTCCAAGATGGTGGCATCTTCTATGGAACGCTCTTTTCCATCCTTTCATTATCACTCTGATTGTTTTGTCAGCTCTGTCATTCATTACCTGTGACAGTCCAAATGGGTTTATCATGCTCATATTGGTTATCATCAGTGTCACCCTTCGTTTCTATCAG GAATACAGCAGCTCAAAAGCAGCAATGAAGCTTTCAGAATTTGTAAAATGTCCAATAAAAGTTCAAAGATGCGCCGGTAGAGTTGTTCAGAAAGAACTTGTAGTTCAAGTTGATCAGAGAGATGTAGTTCCAGGTGACATTGTGATTTTTGAACCTGGTGACCTCTTTCCAGGAGATATCAGGTTGTTATCTTCTAAACAACTTGTTGTAAG CCAGGCATCACTAACAGGGGAATCTTGGACAACTGACAAAACTGCTGAAATCAGAGAAGATCACAGCACTCCTTTATTGGATTTGAAGAACATCTGCTTTATG GGCACAAGCGTGGTATCTGGTACTGGAACAGGCCTAGTGATTTCCACTGGATCCAATACTTACATGAGCACCATGTTTTCAAAAGTtgggaagaagaagccaccagATGAATTTGAAAAGG TTGCATCTGCCCTCAATCCTCAGATGCTTCCCCTCATCATTAACACATGTCTTGCAAAAGGAGCACTTGCTATGGCTAAAGACAGATGTATAGTAAAAAGTTTAACATCTATACGCGACATGGGATCAAT GGATATTCTTTGTATTGATAAGACAGGCACCCTTACAATAAATCACGCAATCATGGTTAATCATCTTGACTGCAGGGGTTTACCCCAAGAAAAAGTCTTACGCTATGCCTTTTTCAACTCTTACTTTAAGAGTGATCAGAAGTATCCTCTGGATGATGCAATTCTGGCATTTGTATATTCAAATGGATTCAGGTTTCAGCCATCTAAGTGGAGGAAGATAGATGAGATTCCTTTTGACTTCATAAGAAGAAGAGTATCTATCATCTTAGAAACAGAAGACAAACACTCACAATTCTTTGGCAGGTTCCTGGTAACAAAAGGAGCACTGTTAGAAGTATTGAGAGTTTGTTCTTTCATTGAGAATTTCGATAAAGATGAAATTTCGCCCTTCTCTTCAGATGATTATCAGCGGATTTTAAATCTCTCAGAAGATTTGAGCAATGAGGGGTTAAGGGTTATAGCAGTAGCTATAAGGAAGCTGAAAATG CCGCAAAAATGCGAAACAAGTAATGGAAGCAAAAGAGAAGAGGAGGATATTGAAAGAGACATGATGTTCCTTGGCCTCATAACATTTTTCGACCCACCAAAGGACTCAGCAAAGCAAGCACTGCGGCGTTTGTCTGAGAAGGGAGTGAAGGCAAAGGTTTTAACTGGTGACTCCCTCTCCTTGACAACAAGGGTATGCAGGGAAGTTGGCATAAGCACCACTCATGTAATAACAGGTCCCGAACTAGAGCAACTTGACCAAGACACTTTCCATGAAACAGTTCAAAGAGCCACAGTACTAGCCCGTCTCACCCCAATTCAGAAACAACGAGTGGTGCAATCCTTGCAAACAATTGAAAACCACGTTGTTGGGTTCTTAGGAGATGGAGTGAACGATTCACTAGCCTTAGATGCTGCCAATGTAAGCATTTCAGTGGACTCAGGTGTAGCCATTGCCAAAGACATGGCTGATATTATCTTACTTGAGAAAGACCTCAACGTGCTTGTTGCAGGAGTGGAGCATGGTAGAATCTCTTTTGGCAACACAATGAAGTATGTAAAGATGTCAGTGATAGCTAACTTGGGAAGTGTCATTTCACTCCTCATTGCAACACTTTTATTCAAGTATGAGCTCTTAACTTCTAGACAGCTTCTTACTCAGAATTTCATCTACAGTGTGGGACAGATTGCCATTGCTTGGGACAAAATGGATGAAGAGTATGTTAAGACACCTCACAAGTCCTCAGAGAGAGGCTTGTCCATGTTCATATTGTGGAATGCACCAGTGTGCACCCTTTGTGATGTGGCAACACTTTTGCTTCTTCGGTTTTATTACAAGGCTTACACCGATGTGACTCGAAAGTTTTTCCATTCTGCTTGGTTCGTTGAAGGTCTTCTATTGCAGACCCTCATCATCCATTTGATAAGGACAGAGAAAAATCCTTTCATACAGGATGTTGCATCTTGGCCTGTGATTTTCTCCACTGTTGTGACATCTGCAATTGGAATTGCACTTCCATTCACACTCATTGGGAAGATCTTGGGATTCTCCGTTATACCTATCTCATATTTCGGATTTTTGGTGCTTCTTTTTCTGGGGTATTTTGCAGTTGGCCAAGTGGTTAAGAGACTTTACATATTGGTTTATAAGAGATGGCTTTGA
- the LOC100778763 gene encoding bifunctional riboflavin biosynthesis protein RIBA 1, chloroplastic isoform X2 has protein sequence MAFVNFHCSSMFLHTCSKRRCIVSGAPSLNASRYKSDFMLASPIRKVKFSFKFDKVRAVISGEGDILSHPNNYNSPRQDVLIDKLAEEPIRIRQQLDTFSFGTVADEISPTINGFFADRNEYDLDCPTQGFSSIPEAIEDIRQGKLVIVVDDEDRENEGDLIMAASMVTPTAITFIVEYGTGIVCVSMKEDDLERLQLPLMVTLKDNGEQLGTAFTMTVDAKQGTTTGVSAQDRATTILKLASRNSRPDDFNRPGHIFPLKYREGGVLKRPGHTEASVDLAVLAGLEPAAVLCEIVDDDGSMARLPKLRQMAKQENLKIISIADLIRYRRKREKLVECASAALIPTLWGHFKAYCYQSFLDGIEHIAMVKGEIGDGQDVLVRVHSECLIGDIFGATCQCKNQLKLALKQIEAAGRGVLVYLRGNEGRGIGLSHMVRASPLEDDKYEELQLPVDSREYGIGAQILRDLGVHTIRLMTKYPAEYDGLKGYGLTVAGEVPLLTPD, from the exons ATGGCTTTCGTCAATTTTCATTGCTCTTCCATGTTCCTGCACACATGTTCTAA AAGGCGGTGTATTGTAAGTGGCGCCCCTTCACTCAATGCAAGCAGATACAAATCTGATTTCATGTTGGCTAGTCCCATTAGAAAAGTGAAATTCAGTTTCAAGTTTGATAAAGTGAGGGCTGTGATATCTGGAGAAGGAGATATACTATCTCATCCTAACAACTATAACAGTCCAAGACAAGATGTCTTAATAGACAAATTGGCAGAAGAACCAATTAGAATTAGGCAGCAACTTGATACATTTTCTTTTGGAACAGTCGCTGATGAGATAAGTCCTACAATCAATGGCTTCTTTGCTGATAGAAATGAATATGATCTGGATTGTCCTACACAGGGGTTTTCTTCTATCCCTGAGGCCATTGAAGATATTCGTCAGGGAAAG TTAGTTATTGTTGTAGATGATGAAGATAGAGAAAACGAGGGGGATCTGATAATGGCAGCATCAATGGTGACACCAACTGCAATTACATTTATTGTTGAGTATGGAACTGGGATAGTGTGTGTAAGCATGAAAGAAGACGACCTAGAGAGGCTGCAACTCCCACTGATGGTGACACTGAAGGATAATGGAGAACAACTTGGCACCGCATTCACAATGACAGTG GATGCAAAGCAAGGCACTACAACAGGAGTGTCTGCTCAAGATAGAGCAACAACAATCCTGAAACTTGCATCAAGAAATTCGAGGCCTGATGATTTCAATAGGCCAGGTCATATATTTCCCCTGAAGTACAGAGAAGGAGGGGTTCTTAAAAGACCAGGACACACAGAAGCTTCAGTTGATCTTGCTGTGTTGGCTGGCTTGGAACCTGCTGCAGTTTTATGTGAGATAGTAGATGATGATGGTTCAATGGCTAGGTTACCAAAGCTTCGACAAATGGCAAAGCAAGAAAACTTGAAAATCATATCCATTGCTGATTTAATAAG ATACaggagaaagagggagaagttggTAGAGTGTGCTTCAGCTGCACTGATACCAACCTTGTGGGGACATTTCAAAGCTTATTGCTATCAGTCATTTCTGGATGGGATTGAGCATATTGCGATGGTTAAA GGTGAGATAGGTGATGGGCAGGACGTACTTGTGAGAGTACATTCTGAATGTCTCATTGGGGACATTTTTGGGGCAACATGTCAATGTAAAAACCAATTAAAACTTGCATTGAAGCAAATTGAAGCAGCAGGTAGGGGTGTCTTGGTGTATCTCCGAGGAAATGAAGGTAGAGGTATTGGCTTAAGCCACATGGTCCGTGCTAGCCCATTGGAAGATGACAAGTATGAGGAATTGCAGTTACCTGTTGATTCTAGGGAGTACGGTATTGGAGCACAG ATACTACGAGATCTCGGGGTTCATACAATAAGGTTAATGACAAAATATCCTGCTGAGTACGACGGGCTCAAAGGTTATGGCTTAACAGTTGCAGGAGAAGTTCCTCTTTTGACACCAGACTAA
- the HDL56 gene encoding homeodomain-leucine zipper protein 56, with the protein MKRLGSSDSLGALMTICPPTDEHSPRNNHAYGREFQSMLEGLDEEGCVEEPGHHSEKKRRLSVDQVKALEKNFEVENKLEPDRKLKLAQELGLQPRQVAVWFQNRRARWKTKQLERDYGVLKANYESLKLNYDTLQQDHEALLKEIKELKSRLVQEENNNNTESDVSVKEEMLTTTLCETAIPGSDTKELSYECFNKSDEVGGGSSVFHVDFKDGSSDSDSSAILNEENNNHSPNNNAAISSCGVLQSHGLLLSPSSSSMNNCFQFQKQYQTTTTQYVKMEEHNFLSADEACNFFSDEQAPTLQWYCSEEWS; encoded by the exons ATGAAGAGACTTGGCAGTTCTGATTCTCTGGGTGCTCTCATGACGATTTGTCCACCAACAG ACGAACACAGTCCGAGGAACAACCACGCGTATGGGAGGGAGTTTCAGTCCATGCTGGAAGGACTCGACGAAGAAGGGTGCGTGGAAGAACCAGGGCACCACTCTGAGAAGAAACGACGACTAAGCGTGGATCAGGTGAAGGCTTTGGAGAAGAACTTCGAAGTAGAGAACAAACTCGAACCTGACCGAAAGTTGAAGCTGGCACAAGAACTTGGCTTGCAACCAAGACAAGTTGCGGTTTGGTTCCAAAACCGTCGTGCCAGATGGAAGACAAAGCAATTGGAAAGAGATTACGGCGTCCTCAAAGCCAATTATGAATCACTTAAACTTAACTACGACACCCTCCAACAAGACCACGAAGCCTTACTCAAAGAG ATAAAGGAATTGAAATCGAGGCTGGTGCAAGaagagaacaacaacaacactgaAAGCGATGTTTCGGTGAAGGAAGAGATGCTGACCACCACGCTCTGTGAAACCGCCATTCCTGGATCGGACACGAAGGAGTTGAGTTACGAGTGTTTTAACAAGAGTGATGAGGTGGGAGGGGGTTCTTCTGTGTTCCATGTGGATTTCAAAGATGGCTCTTCTGATAGTGACTCAAGCGCGATCTTGAACGAGGAGAACAACAACCACAGCCCCAACAATAACGCGGCGATTTCGTCGTGTGGGGTTCTGCAAAGTCACGGGCTTTTGTTGTCGCCTTCTTCGTCGTCGATGAACAACTGTTTCCAGTTCCAGAAACAGTACCAGACGACGACGACGCAGTACGTAAAGATGGAGGAGCACAATTTTCTTAGCGCCGACGAGGCCTGCAATTTCTTCTCGGATGAACAAGCACCAACTCTGCAGTGGTACTGTTCAGAGGAATGGAGTTAA